CCACAAGACCTGTAAatatttagtgtgtttttttgttttttgtttgtttgtttgttttggtgcGGGATGAGCTATATTTCGGCTTTGTCtcctgtgttttttttttcggccCCTCTTTTCATTGGTGCTTCTTGTTTTGGAGTCCGTTTGTACTCGTTCTTTGTTGGTCAtgaattttaccattttttcaaaaacaaagaaaagaaaggaaagactCAAACTTTTTCAGTCTATCTAATCGTGGTATTGCACCTAAGTCGTAATAACATATTTATAAGCATTCAAATCATGAAACAATTTAGTTTCGGTGTCAACAATATAATTATTGTGCAAAAAAGATGAGATGGTAGATACTTCATAGAGTCTCTTTAACTTTTCTCTTAGATGTTAAGCCTCCATTAATGAGTAAAACAGTTAAGGACCAGACAAATGAAACAGTTAAGCCTCCATTAATGAGTTTGGAAAATAAAAGATCAAAGGGCGATGTTATCAAGACACATTTATATCTCATACACTCCTATCCATTTCTGGCCGTTTGATCAAgacaattgaagaagattaatagacaaaggaattgttattagcattccaaatATTTCATTTGacatttcaaattttctataattaaaaagaaaaatacacgagtgtataatgaaaattttaaaatactaataacagttccctataaacaaaatttaacaagacaaacgtgAAATATATAAAAGAGCGTGAAAAGCACTTATCCAAGACCAAACAAATGTTAGCCTGAAAAGCACTTATCCAAGACCAAACAAATGAAACATTATCAGTCAAATGCTGAAAGTCCAGTAGGCCGGCTGGATAAACGGGCTGGCTCTCAATGTATTTCGGTCGTACGGCTGATCCTTATCCATAAGTCAATTGTCCGAAAGATGGACACGTGGCGCCCATCTAATAGTGCACCAACACGCTTAAACTATGGAGAGGTTTGACTTTGAAGAGTTACCGACGAAGCACCAACTGAAATCTAATCAAAATTTGGAATATTCCAAATTGGTGGCTGTCCGAAACCTTCTAGAACCCCTTTTTACCGAAATCCAACGTCCAAATCGGAACCCTCGTCGTCTTCGACTTGttcaaatcattcaaatttCCTCTCAGGTACTCCCGTCtcgtcatttttcttctctcggTCCCATTTTTTTCGCTAATTTTTCGGTACTAGTAGTTTAATTTAATCCAGTTCTCAGTAAATGCTTGTAGTTCATGCGCTTAATTacgcttttattattttttttgcaattttcatattttcatttgtaTCTGTGGAGTGTGTGTACAAATGtggttgaaatttgaaattgttttaatttttaattttacaggATCTCCTTTTTCTGTAATAATTTGGGTGCTTTCGACATTCGCTGAGTATGAAGTTCTTGGAATACACCCCGTTGGAGCGGTAAATTTACAATAGCAGCCACTTAATTTGGTCCTTACATTCTAATTCTGTGCATTTTTTTGTAAATGTAATAAAGTTTTGGGCTTTACTTTTGCAGGTTAAATGATTTCTTTAGTGATTTGAATCTCGGAGAGCGAACAATTCAGGGTTGTCTTGAAGCTTACTCGTGtgggtacttttttttttttttgaatttttcgaGCTATCAACGTGTTTGTGATTTGTTGCAGAAAGACTTGTTTTCtgttgtgttttaattactagGCAAACACACCGGATCGGATAAGAAATTGTCTCTCGGTTTGGAGAATGAGGTAAAATATAACAATTTTTATAATTCTGTGTAGATTTGCTATGGCTTGCCGCAAAACCTAGCGCAGTggcgttttaggattcatacagccgacccctcttagtgggataaggccttgttgttgttgttgttttatgTCGATTTGGTATTTTTTGTTGTCATCTACTCTCATTTACTTATCTGTATATTATCATATGTATCGATCTGATTTTATATTTTAGTATGTAAGGATGTTTGCTGTATATCGGTTTCCAAACATCTGAAAGCTTTCTTGCATATTCGTACTTTCATTTTTTGCCATCCAATATTCTCTTGCTATATAAGTGATAGATTGATCTCGATATTATTGTTCTGTTGAAATACTCAGATTCTTGATTATCTTGGGAAATCTTCGGACTCTGATTCTTCCTCGCCTGCTGAATTTCTGCTGACCAGATCCAGGTGACCTATGTTAACTAGATAGATGTGGAAAATTGCACGTTGTTTCTCATCGATGTTTAATTTGTAATACTTTATGTGCATTCCAGCCGGAAGACATTGATTTACCTTGTTTTGACACTCTATCACTTGTATCCGGACTATGACTTCAGGTATCCCTGTTTCTTTGGGCTTTATTAAACACATTTATTTCATTTCATGGAGGCCTGAACAAGAGGATTATGGGTAATGTCACGGTCAGCTTATTGGGCGACGTGGCAACCCGCTGTATAATCCTCTTATGTTTGCATTGGGAGTGTTGTCAAGAGGTTTGACAGACAGTTCGAACTGTCGCTCTGCATGGAGCTGAGAGTTCAAGTCTCTCCATTTCCCAAGTAAAAAAAGTTGGAACATTTGTGTTGtggattttgtttttattttgcaCCTGATGACTTTGGAGTATATTGTACTCTCAGGCATTGACGTGGAGTTCCTTCTTAATAGtttctttgtaatttttgtaagtGCATTACCTACATCTTTGCGGTTCCACTCCAGTGCAGTAAATGCTCATCAGTTCTTCACAGAGGAAAGCTGGGACAGTTTTAAGCAGATTTTTGATACCTATATGTTTGAAGCATCAAGGGTATGGCTGTGATAAAATGTGCTCTTGCTTTGTTGTCCGTGTATGTTACTTTTGTGCAGCTACAGTTACATTACTTTGCAATCCTCTGTTGACCAGATGCTGAGTCTAGTTCATTATTATTtgtcatatcatttagtttttaTAGAATATTGACGGCTTTATTACGCTGACGACGATGTTGATCCTGTTCTCTGGTTTTGCTGGGACAATTAAATTTCAGGAATGGACAGAGACAAATGAGGGCAGTTCCTTGCTGGAAGCCTTGTACAAGGCTTTGGATGAGGTAAGCATACTTTCAAAAGAAGTGAAAGCAGGTAATTCCAGGAGGCAATTTTCTGATACCTTGCAATGCAGGTTGTTAGACTAGCGGAATGTGAAGTTTACAGTTACAGTCCGGACTCAGATGCTGATCCGTTTCTTGAGAGAGGATCCATGTGAGTTATCTTTTTGTTACTTGATCAATTTACACATTCGTGGCTGCATATACCTGTCAATGACATTGCGCTCTTTTGTTTCCTGCAGATGGTCGTTCAATTTCTTTTTCTACAATAGGAAACTTAAGCGTGTTGTGAGCTTCCACGTTTGCTGTTTAAGGTGGGTTACGATCATCTCAAACttctttaaattttaacaaGTGCTCCCACAAAGAACCAACGACTAAGGGGTTTTCTGTTTACCCACTGTTTTTGGCAGTAACCTGGTGGCTGATGGATTTCTGATGGACAAGTTGCGCTACGATGAAGATGGAGAAATTTTCGACAACATGGACATTTGAGCGCAATATGCTGTATTGCTGTAGTTCTGTGCAGTTAGTATGTCAAAGATTCTTGACAACCAGCTGTAGTTATGTAGCTTTAAGACTGACGGTCCACCCATTCTCCGTGAGGCCTGAGTAGGTTTAGCAATTCGTCACCAGATATGGATGTTGTTTGTTATGTACGGAAGAGCGatgtttttgtatattttgtcAAATACAATAAACTGAGGCTCGTgaaactcttcaatttctgtATTTTTAGGTTACTCGCGGACGCAAGACTCCGATTTTTTACAACAATAAATCTAAGAGTTGGAATACTCTAGGTCCCCACAGCGGGGCAAGATCCTTGTACTAATTTGTCTCACGTTGGACACATTGTACAAGATGTGAAAGCTACGTTGTCCATGATTACTAGATCTTTTGTTACCAATGTTCGCCGTCAAGTTAATGGTGTTGCCAACTGCCTCATGTGTTATTCTGGTTCATCGTTACATTGTGGTCCTTATCTAATAATGCGTTGCTATGTGTGTATgtttctcttcacttataattGTATCGCATTAATGACAACCACTTGTACAAGATGTGAAAGCTACGTTGTCCATGATCACTAGATCTTTTGTTACCAATGTTTGCCGTCAAGTTAACGGTGTTGCCAACCGCCTCACGTGTTATGATGGTTCACTGTTACGTTGCATCCCTTGTCCAATAATGCGTTGCTATGTGTGCATGTTTATCTTCACTTATAATTGTATCGCTTTAATTACAAGCACTTGttcctttcatttcttcatcattgcaagattttatattctttgttttcattcgagcaatattttaatttaataaattacGAAATGGTAATTCAAATTTGAGTGTAGAAGAAAAGATATTGTCCTATACTAAGTTAATTAATCTGCTATATTTAATATGATttataaacttatgaactaaaaataaaattataaagatCTAACTTCGCGTTCCAAACCGACTTCCATGCTTTACAATAGTAGTAATAAATTGGTGATTAATCACCAACCAAGCCACAAATTAATACAAATCCAACTTCTTCCTTGTatttggaaaaaaagaaaagaaaattccgTTCAGCTACCAGTACCACCATTACAGTTACGATAGAAATTAATACGATATTAATCTCCCTATTAATCTAGTATTAACGATCTAAAGATCATATACTGAACCCCCGAAAAAAAGGAAATCCAGGAAATGAAAAATTATGATTAATTATCTAGAACCGATCGGCTCTTCTTTGATGGTTTCCAACACCGGCTTCCTTGACCTAGACGCAGCTAATCTGTACTGAAACTCTGCCACTTGCAACCCCTCAACTCCGTCCAAGCTCAGCCGCAACGGACCTTGATGATCACCTTCATGATCTTTATCACCATGATTTTCTTTCCCACTCTCCACCGCCGCCACTTCTCCTCCTCCGCAACTACTCTCCGGCAATATCCTAACCTTCCAGCCGGATATACGCTTGGCAGCGGAGTTAGCCGCCATGAAGAACACGGCCATGTCGGCCGCCGTGACTATGGAGCTGAGCCTCCTCATTGGAAACATGATGTATGCGTTCCCAAACTCCAACTCCTCATCGGCGCTGAGGGCGGAGAATCTCCGGCCAATGTGGAGAGAAGTCGAGTTGGCCAAGAAGGTGTTGGGACACTCCAGCATGAGCTCCGCCGCCTTGGTCGTCTCCCGGAACTGCCGGACGTCGCCGTTGGGGAAGATCACCCTCGCTGACTTGGAGCTCTTGATCATCGGCGTGGCCAAAGTGCATGAGATGTAGTTTCCCATTTGAaagtcgagagagagagagagagagagagagagagagagagccctATGTAAACTTTGATGAATTGGAATCTGGTTAAAGAGTTGGTTGGTTTGTGAGAAAACGTTGCGAGGGGGTTTTATAGAGGGGAGAGCGAGTCAATCAGAGTCGTAAGTGTAAGTGGTTCTACTCGTTTGGTGTATGCCACTACGTGTCTGGTGTTTTGCCAAAAAAGTTAAGTACAAATTTGCTACTTCAATTTAGTGGTTGTTTCATTTTGCTCCTCAAATACAAAGTTGACAAACTTAGAAGGGAGCGTCTATGGTGTCGATTATGGCAGCACTTCATTTTATCGACCAACTGTCACAACGCAAAATgtggagggagagaaagaagagagacaAGGGGAGTAGTAGTATTGTATGTGGTGAAGTgttaatatgttattttaacaaaaaataagagTTTGTTCGGTAATTGACTTGAATCTAACTTTTTGCATGTGGCaaagtttttgtgatttttgaagAGTATTTTGGTAACTCATATAAGTAGACCAAAATGCCCCTCACCGACTTATATGTGATTGCTTATGTCTACAACTAGGCATTTATTGCTAATTAGTACTGTAGCCTAGTAATATTCCTCTTCATcggtaagtgagaggtcttaagttcagtTATTGCAAAAGTTGaattttaatcacattgttGCTAACTCATTGTAAGGTTTAGTCTCTCTCATTtggtatagataatatcgtttgttaaaaaaaaaaattgaaatagaaTAACGTTTCATACTGTCAACTTTTGTAACAAAACccactttatattttttattagacATACTTTCAAAGTTCAAGTGTGAACTTGAGACGAAAGAAAGTTGAAGGACGAAAGTGAAGTAACTAGAAAATTGTAGGGGAAAAAGATGAAATCAACccttaacaaaataaaagaagaaaataaatgcGCGTTTGGGGATGAAAAGGTTGGGAAAAGGAATGGAAGGAGCATGTGTTTGAGTGTATCAAACTTTGATGTGTTCCTGCGAATTTTCGCTGTGAATGCGTGTGGGACCCAATTATTACCTTCCCGAATTCCAGCTAGAGGTGCTGAGTCACCGGACTCGCTGCCCCCAATAGTTTTCGGATATTTTCAAGTCAATTTTTATTCATGTCGTTTTCGTGGGTTTACTTCTGGGCCCGGTCCAACCGGAGTTGTTCGACACGTACCAAGGACCAAGTTTATCGCCTTAATCATTGGAAATAATAGAGTTTAATGCGTCTTTCCTATTGTCCACTCttttctcctttggagacttaTCTGctcgtttttcatttttttacatGAAGAAATTGCCTTTTAATTTCTTCCAAATTACATTCTTTTTCAGATACTTGTTGATTAACGAGTAATTCTGATGTGGATGGATTTCGTCAAGGAAATGCGGAAATAGTACTTCAAGATTCATTACGTGTCTAAGATCATTTGCTCTTCTTGATATttgttaaaaattttgaatttgccTTTTTGATCCTAAGGGTGGTTGTTTCGGGAAATAATTGACACAtactttttgtttcttcctatgtacttatgtttaATTATGTGGCTGTAAATAAAATGAGAGCGAGTGAAAAGCTAAAATAATGTATGTGAAAATCATCCCATTTTAAGTATATAGATATTACGATGTACGTATTATTAAAGGAGAGGACCTTCAAATCAAACACATGATCTCGATTGCAAGGCTAACATATGCAATTATGCAATAACTTTATAACTCAAGTGGTTAGAAACATGTACCTTTCCATTGAGTTTTTGAAGTCAATTTCCGCTTTCTTAATATaacttgtattaaaaaattattattaattgtTTGAGCTACAAATCCTTCTTTCTAGACTCTTGACTTAAAACATCAAATACCATATTGGAATTATAAATTATGAAACGTTAatttaaaacattaaaaactATGTTATTACTTATTAGTATATGCATAAAGTTGGAATGTCGGGGAGTTCATACTGTTGAGAAAATATTATTTGTCGGTAGGTTGCACGCACGCCATGCCAATCACAGTTGAGAAGGTGTTTTTGTCACGAACAGATTGGGATCATACGagtaaaggaaaactaatgaaaagggcctgaaaaatttgagttttaatgataaggacaaaataaagggtaaagtgaatagtaccaggattgactttttagtgtaaaaatgtggtttttcgttaaagtgaacagtaccgggtgcttttcgttaaagttccctacgAGTAATGCTGGTGGCAAACTATttagattaaattttataaaaattacgTAACATGGTGGTTGAcgattatattattatttaactgttgattaacgtatttattttctattgatCATATATCACATGATTTGCAAATTATGTTTAAAACTTGGTATATCTAGTAATACTCGGAATCACACAGTATACGGTTTATAATaggaagttttaacaaaacactctagtactgttcatttttaacaaaaaaaactatatttttacctttccttaatactattcactacacctttatttgttctttttcattaaaactaattttttttgaattttttgttcatttttcttttataataaGGATAATATATATGACTGCACACAAGACTGCATCATCCACACCAAGGaacaaaatgccgataatatcggcgatatttcgccaatATTATCGGTTTTTTACGGTACCGATATTTAAATAGGTATCCAACatgttttcgtcaaaatatcgcgatattatcgataataacTGTGCtactcggagaagaacgccggagcttctacagctccggccgatTACAAACGCAAACCTTAGACTCCGATCTAATTACCAACGtgaagaggaaagagagaggagTAAGTTTATACCCTTGGTTCGCCGTGAAATGGCCGAAGGTATTCGGAAAGCTCCTTAACAGTCACGGGTTCGCCGGAGTTGGGTGAGCGTTCCCCCGACCTGATCTCGTTCCATAACACACACCcaagcttacctaaccggagaaaataaagaaaactcgCCGGAGGTTTATGGGTTTCGTTGATCTTGCAAAgacaagaggaagagagagaaagatgaggtTTTGATGGTGATGCCGTCTACGGAACGATGGTGTGGGTGCCGTGTACTAGGGTAATCACGGGAGAAAAAGTGagagtgatgagagggttttgagagagaagagagtgtgcagagaaggaaagaaagagaagaagaaagaaagggggTCTTGGGTAGGATCTGGTTAATCTCGATGACGATGGTGACGAAGCCAGAGGACGAAGAGGAGGAGGGGAGGCGGCGGAGGGAGAAGGAGTAGGAGGAAACGAAGAGGGTTTTGCAGGGGCGGAGATTGCGAAGATGGAGAGGAGGgcgatgaggaggaggaaggatcGTTGACTCGTTCTCTCtgtcttctcttctttctcgaTTCAATTGGCAATTTAGGGATTTAAGCAAGTTTCAGGCCCCCAAATCATCTACTTATATTGCCCTAAAAAACTCCAAGTAATTACAACATCGTATTAGAATTGTAATTGATCCTTGTTAGATTTGGTTTAGAAATTCTATGTAATTTAGTGATTGTTTCATATTAggtttagattttaattttttactccattcagattttaaaggattataatagatttaaaaatttatgaattttgatgaagtttaataatttttaaaacttttatgtaaaattttaagtgaATTCCCTCAAATTTTCAGGGAGCGATTTgagaatgtttaaaatattatgtgaaatatttctaattttttcgaGTTTCCCAACTTTTTAAAAATCTCTTCGAATCAATTTCTAAATGAATACATTTGGAATGTATGAATTTCTTAAAAATCATGATCGAATACCCCTTAAACTttaaagaatcacttaaaatcctgattaaaTGCCCTTAGATTTTTAAGGagaattaaaatgtttataagcCCCAATTGGATGTACCGCTTAATTTAACTAATTGACACAACACAACAAAACCCGTTAAGATTACAAATTAACACAAAAGACGACTTGATGCGAGGTCATATCTAAAAAACTTGCCGCAATAAGCCCcaattggtgtgtttaaacttctttcattaattactacatattttctacactcacaatgtttgtcagctcgctatataatcaacttgataatgttaaattcatcatgcaatgcatttccttccatttttttgtgataaactaatagataattgactaaataaacatcctgcaaagtttcaataaaaatttccaagtttttcttacaatttccatggtttccatgtaatttttatcgatattgatattatcccgatatttccatcgatatttccgtattttcggactaccgatatttccgatattaccgatatttaataccttgatcCACACATAAGCAAGTTGTCGTTTCTTAATCAACGCCGGACAGCTTATCATAATCCAATCAATGATAAATAATCCCATCCGATTCCCCACCAAGTTTCTTCATCTATTTACTAACTTGCATGGTGGAGTTTCTACCGAAAATTTAATGATTAACGATGCTTAACTAACCAAACCAACCAACGGT
The nucleotide sequence above comes from Malus sylvestris chromosome 16, drMalSylv7.2, whole genome shotgun sequence. Encoded proteins:
- the LOC126607587 gene encoding uncharacterized protein LOC126607587 isoform X1 — encoded protein: MKFLEYTPLERLNDFFSDLNLGERTIQGCLEAYSCKHTGSDKKLSLGLENEILDYLGKSSDSDSSSPAEFLLTRSSRKTLIYLVLTLYHLYPDYDFSALPTSLRFHSSAVNAHQFFTEESWDSFKQIFDTYMFEASREWTETNEGSSLLEALYKALDEVVRLAECEVYSYSPDSDADPFLERGSIWSFNFFFYNRKLKRVVSFHVCCLSNLVADGFLMDKLRYDEDGEIFDNMDI
- the LOC126607587 gene encoding uncharacterized protein LOC126607587 isoform X2, translated to MKFLEYTPLERLNDFFSDLNLGERTIQGCLEAYSCKHTGSDKKLSLGLENEILDYLGKSSDSDSSSPAEFLLTRSSRKTLIYLVLTLYHLYPDYDFSAVNAHQFFTEESWDSFKQIFDTYMFEASREWTETNEGSSLLEALYKALDEVVRLAECEVYSYSPDSDADPFLERGSIWSFNFFFYNRKLKRVVSFHVCCLSNLVADGFLMDKLRYDEDGEIFDNMDI